From Salvia splendens isolate huo1 chromosome 16, SspV2, whole genome shotgun sequence, a single genomic window includes:
- the LOC121772439 gene encoding glyceraldehyde-3-phosphate dehydrogenase A, chloroplastic-like, whose translation MASAALSSLQVGCSKGFSEFSGLRTSSAALPFAKRANDDFVSVVAFQTSVVGGGNKRGVVEAKLKVAINGFGRIGRNFLRCWHGRKDSPLDVIAINDTGGVKQASHLLKYDSTLGIFDADVKPVGTDGISVDGKVIKVVSDRNPSNLPWGELGIDLVIEGTGVFVDRDGAGKHIQAGAKKVLITAPGKGDIPTYVVGVNADGYSHSDTIISNASCTTNCLAPFVKVLDSKFGIIKGTMTTTHSYTGDQRLLDASHRDLRRARAAALNIVPTSTGAAKAVALVLPQLKGKLNGIALRVPTPNVSVVDLVVQVEKKTFAEEVNEAFRASASNELSGILSVCDEPLVSVDFRCSDVSSTVDSSLTMVMGDDMVKVIAWYDNEWGYSQRVVDLADIVANNWK comes from the exons ATGGCTTCTGCTGCTCTTTCATCTCTGCAGGTCGGCTGCAGCAAGGGCTTCTCCGAGTTCTCCGGCCTCCGCACCTCCTCCGCTGCTCTCCCCTTCGCCAAGAGGGCCAACGATGACTTCGTCTCTGTCGTCGCCTTCCAAACCTCCGTT GTTGGTGGAGGCAACAAGAGGGGAGTGGTGGAGGCCAAGCTGAAAGTGGCCATCAACGGCTTCGGAAGGATCGGAAGGAACTTCCTGAGATGCTGGCACGGACGGAAAGACTCCCCTCTCGACGTCATTGCCATCAACGACACCGGCGGTGTTAAACAGGCCTCCCACCTCCTCAAATACGACTCCACCCTCGGCATCTTTGACGCCGACGTCAAGCCTGTTGGCACTGATGGCATCTCTGTCGACGGCAAGGTCATCAAAGTCGTCTCCGACCGCAACCCTTCCAACCTCCCTTGGGG GGAGTTGGGCATTGATCTTGTGATCGAGGGAACTGGGGTGTTCGTCGACAGAGACGGCGCTGGGAAGCACATACAGGCTGGCGCGAAGAAGGTGCTCATCACTGCCCCCGGCAAGGGAGACATCCCTACCTACGTCGTTGGTGTCAATGCTGACGGCTACAGCCACAGCGACACCATCATCAGCAACGCCTCCTGCACCACCAACTGCCTCGCCCCGTTTGTCAAAGTGCTTGACAGCAAGTTCG GGATCATCAAGGGAACTATGACCACCACCCACTCCTACACCGGGGACCAGAGGCTGCTCGACGCTAGCCACCGTGATCTGAGGCGTGCCAGAGCGGCAGCGCTCAACATTGTCCCCACATCCACGGGAGCAGCTAAGGCCGTGGCGCTTGTGCTCCCCCAGCTCAAGGGCAAGCTCAACGGCATTGCCCTTCGTGTCCCAACGCCCAACGTGTCCGTGGTGGACCTCGTGGTGCAGGTCGAGAAGAAGACCTTTGCTGAGGAAGTGAACGAGGCTTTCAGGGCATCTGCCAGCAATGAGCTCAGCGGCATCCTGTCGGTGTGCGATGAGCCTCTCGTCTCAGTGGACTTCCGCTGCAGCGACGTCTCCTCAACCGTGGATTCCTCGCTCACCATGGTGATGGGAGATGACATGGTGAAGGTGATTGCTTGGTATGACAATGAGTGGGGATACTCACAGAGGGTGGTTGATCTTGCTGATATTGTTGCTAACAACTGGAAATGA